In Actinomadura luteofluorescens, the sequence GGCAGCACCACCCCCGCCACCAGCAGACCCACCGCCAGCACCACCGCCGCCGGCGCCTCCACCAGCGCGCACACCCCCACCCCGGCCGCACCGCACACCACCGACGCCGCCACCGGCAGCACGCACCGCAGCAGCAGATCCTGCACGGCGTCCACATCCGACACCATCCGCGTCAACGCGTCACCGTCCCGCACCCGCCGCGCCCCCGGACGCGCCGCCGCCAACGCGTCGAACACCCGCCCCCGCAACTCCGCCAGCACCCGCAACGCCGCGTCATGCCCCGCCAGCCGCTCCACATACCGCAGCGACCCCTTCGCCAACGCGAACCCCCGCACCGCCACGATCGCCACCGACAAGGCCGCCAACTCCGGACGCTGCGACGCCCGCGCGATCAACCACGCTGCCGCCGCGACCAACCCCAGCCCGCACAGCTCCGCCGCCGCCCCCGCCACACCCGCCGCCACCAGCCGCACCGCGTGCGGACGCACCGCACCCCACACCCCCCTCACGCCGCCTCCTCACCCACACGACCACCCGCCGCCGCGCACACCCGGCCGCCCTCCAGCCGCACCACCCGATCCGCCGCCCGCAGCAACGCCGGACGATGCGCCACCAGCACCGCCGTCCGCCCCGCCAGCAACCGCACCGCCGCATCCACCAGCACCCGCTCACTGTGCAGATCCAGCCGCGCCGTCGGCTCGTCCAGCAGCATCACCGGCCCCCCCGACAGGAACGCCCGCGCGATCGCCAGCCGCTGCCGCTGCCCCGCCGACAACCCCGCACCGCCCTCACCCAGCACCGTCGCCAACCCCTCCGGCAACTCCCCGACGAAATCCGCCGCGGCCGCCCGCACCGCCTCCTCGACCCGCTCCACCCCAGCACCCGGATCACCCAGCCGGACGTTGTCGGCCACCGACGCCGCGAACAGATGCGGACGCTGCGGCACCCACCCCACACGCGCCCGCCACGCCTCCCCGTCCAACTCCGCCAGATCCACCCCGTCCACCAGCACCCGCCCCGAATCAGGGGCCACCAAACCCGCCAGCACCAGCAGCAACGTCGACTTGCCCGCCCCCGACGGCCCCGTCACCGCCACCCGCTCACCCGGCCCCACCCGCAACGACACCCGATCCAACGCCGCCCCGGCCGCACCCGGATACCGGACCGTCACCTCCTCCAGCACGATCCCCGGCGCCCCCGCACCCACCACCACCCGGCCCCCGAACCCCGAAACCGGCGACGCGTCCAGCACCGCGAACACCTCCCGCGCCGCCGCCACACCCTCCGCACTCGCATGGAAACGCTGCCCCAGCGCCCGCAACGGCAGATACACCTCCGGCGTCAACACCAGCACCAGCAGACCCGTCACCAGCGCCATCTCCCCGCCCAGCAACCGCAACCCCACCGGAACCGCCACCAACGCCACCGACAACGCGCACACCAGCTCCAGCACCAGCGACGACAGGAACGCCACCCGCAGCGCCCGCACACTCGCCCGCCGATGCTCACCCGCCAGCTCCCGCACCACCACCGACTGATGACCGGTCCGCCCGAACGCCCGCAACGTCCCCAACCCCGCCACCACGTCCCGGAAATGCCCGCCCAGCCGATGCAGCAGCCCCCACTGCCGGCCCGTCAAAGCCGCCGTCCGCATCCCCACCAACGCACCGAACACCGGCACCAGCGGAACCGTCACCGCCACCACCAGCGCCGACGCCCAATCGGCCGCCACCAGCCGCACCAGCACCACCACCGGCACCACACACGCCGCCACCACCTGCGGCACATAACCCGTGAAGAACGGATCGACCGCGTCCAACCCCCGCGTCAGCAACGTCACCCGCGCCCCCGCATC encodes:
- the cydD gene encoding thiol reductant ABC exporter subunit CydD, encoding MKGVERRLLRLVAGRVMVLLVVLAAGQGVLLVVQAELLVRAVAGLDAGPLPWLAVVVAGRAVLAWVVALVAGRAAARVKRDLRGALLEREAGDAGARVTLLTRGLDAVDPFFTGYVPQVVAACVVPVVVLVRLVAADWASALVVAVTVPLVPVFGALVGMRTAALTGRQWGLLHRLGGHFRDVVAGLGTLRAFGRTGHQSVVVRELAGEHRRASVRALRVAFLSSLVLELVCALSVALVAVPVGLRLLGGEMALVTGLLVLVLTPEVYLPLRALGQRFHASAEGVAAAREVFAVLDASPVSGFGGRVVVGAGAPGIVLEEVTVRYPGAAGAALDRVSLRVGPGERVAVTGPSGAGKSTLLLVLAGLVAPDSGRVLVDGVDLAELDGEAWRARVGWVPQRPHLFAASVADNVRLGDPGAGVERVEEAVRAAAADFVGELPEGLATVLGEGGAGLSAGQRQRLAIARAFLSGGPVMLLDEPTARLDLHSERVLVDAAVRLLAGRTAVLVAHRPALLRAADRVVRLEGGRVCAAAGGRVGEEAA